Part of the Weissella coleopterorum genome is shown below.
AAAGAATTTTGCCGGATATACTTTTAAGGAAGTTAAGGGAAACCCAAAGGGTAAGTTTACCGCCCAAAATCAAACTGTAACTTATATTTATAGCCAAAATGTAGCCCAACAAGGTCAAGTTACGGTTAAATATGTCGATGAGGCGGGAAAATAAATTGCCGCTGAAAAGCATTTGAGTGGAGATCTTGGTACCGACTTTAAAACAGAACAACAGAATATTGCGGGGTATACCTTCAAAGAAATTAAAGGTAATGCTACTGGTAAGTTTACTAAGGTAGCTCAAGTTGTGACGTATATCTATCAAAAAGATGTAGTTCAAAAGGGCCAAGTGACAGTTAAGTATGTTGATGAAGCAGGTATAGAGATTGCGGATGCTAAGATCTTACGTGGAGATCTTGGGACAAATTATGTGACTGATAAAATAGCAATCGATGGGTATACCTTCAAAAAGATCGAAGGTAATGCTTTGGGACAATTTGCCAAGGCGGATCAAGTTGTGACCTATATCTATAGCAAAGATGTTGATAATACGCCAGTGATTCCAACTGAGCCAATTACACCAGACCAACCAGCGCCAGTGCAACCAGAGGATCCAGATCAACCAGCACCAAAAAATAACGTGGTTGATACCGTAGTTAAAACTGTGACGACGGTCCTTCCTCATACGGCTGCTCAAAAAGTTACCTTCTTGGGATTGATTAGTCTGGGCTTAGCGGCCTTAACTGGATTATTAATTATGAAGCGCCGCAAGTAAGCTTTTTGTAGTGCTCATCTTTGAAATTAATAGAAAAACCTCCGAATTAACTTTCGGAGGTTTTATGTTAGGCATATTTTTGAAAAGATAATTATGCGTCTTGACGGGTAGCGGCAATTGAGACTTCTCGGATTTCGACTGCTTGAGGCATATCATAAATATATTTAACGGTTTGGGCAACATATTTAGGATCGAGGGTCAAACCACCCATTGATTCCTTCCAAGCCTGATAATCAGATAAAGCGGATGCACTAGTGACATGGGTTAATAAATCCGTTTCGGCAGCTCCGGGAGCAACGAGCGAGATACGAACATTTTTACTAGCCACTTCTTGGCGAATAGTTTCAGTTGCACCATGGACTCCAAACTTAGAAGCCACATATGCGGCATGGTTAGTGAACGCTTTGAATCCAGCGATTGAAGACATATTGATGATTGTGCCACCTTGACGATCGATCATGTTTTGTAGGACCACCTGTGTACCATTTAAGACTCCCATGACGTTGGTATCCAACATGGTTTGCCACTCGTGTGCTGATTGATTTTCAACATTACCAAGTAGCATCACACCAGCATTATTAACTAACAAGTCGGTTGGTCCGAATTTTGCTTCGGCAGCCCGTACACTGGCGGTAAAGTCTTCTAAATTAGTGACATCAACTTGAGCCAACATGACGTTTTGGAAATCAAGAGGTAAGGCCTCCATGCGTTTGATATTCCGTCCGATGAGTAACAAGGGGTTACCTGCCACGTTGAAAAGTTTTGCAATTTCTGCTCCAAAACCAGAACTAGCTCCAGTAATTACGATTAATTTTTTATTTGTCATTTTTTTCTCCTATAAATAATTATTTAATATTGATAATCATACATGCTAAACTATGGTTTAGGTCAAATAAAAAAGGATAAAGAATATGAATTATAATATTGGACAAATTTCAAAACAGTTTCAAATCCCCGTTTCAACCCTGAGATATTACGATAAAAAGGGTCTGTTACCCTTTGCGAGTAGGAATCAAAAAAATGAACGGGTTTTTTCCGAAGATAGTATTAAATATCTTCATGTAATTCATTGTTTGAAAGAAATTGGTTTATCAATTAGCCAGATTAAGTTATTTATTGATTTATGTATGCAGGGGGATGAAACTTTACAAGCTCGTTTGGGATATATTCAGGCTCAAAAGGTTCAGTTGCAAGCACAGATTGAAAATTTAGAACGTCAGATGCATTTTATTGACTGGAAAGAGCAATATTATCAAACAGCTGTCCAAGCGGGGACCGAAGATGTTGTACGTAATTTACCATCACCTTTTGATGAGTAGCAGGTTGAGAGGGAGTGCTTTTCTATAAAAAATGGGCATGAGTGGTAATTATTTAAAAAAATATGTTATTTTTCCAAAAAACACCAATGGCGGAAATATTGGATTTATGGGATGAAAATGAGAAAGTGTGTACGGTTATCTGACAATGAACACATTTATTCCTTGTATCTAAGTGGTTGTTTTGTTAAAATTAAAACATTATTAGATTTTTTGCATAATAGCTTAAAAGGAAAGTTTGGGCGTGTATGAGTACAGAAGAAACAAAAGAAAAGAAATTTTTCGGTCAACCAATTGGACTCGCAACTTTATTTATGACTGAGATGTGGGAACGTTTTTCATATTATGGAATGCGGGCCATCTTGTTGTATTATATGTGGCATTTAATTGCTGTTGGTGATTTGAATATCACACGAGCTGTAGCAGCATCGATTATGGCAATTTATGCCTCGATGGTGTATCTGTCAGGTTCGTTAGGAGGATATATTGCGGATCGCATGATTGGATCACGTAAAGCTGTCTTCTTAGGTGGAGTGTTCATTATGTTAGGACACATCGTGCTAGCATTGCCCTTTGGATCATCAGCACTATTTGGTTCAATTGCATTAATTATCATTGGAACAGGACTTCTTAAGCCCAATGTTTCTTCGTTAGTTGGTTCTCTTTATACCCCACAAGATCGGCGACGTGATGCTGGGTTCTCAATTTTCGTGTTTGGGATTAACCTTGGCTCGTTTATTTCACCCCTCTTAGTTGGATGGACACAAGAAAACTTTGGCTTTCATGTTGCCTTTGGTTTAGCAGCGATTGGGATGTTCTTTGGACTTCTTCAATATTACTTCGGGGGTAAGAAAGACTTACCATCAGATGGAATGTATCCAACAGATCCGTTGCAGCCAGAAGAAATTAAGCCATTGATTATCAAAACTGTTTTAGCTCTAATTACATTAGGTTTGGTAATCACATTAATGATGTTAATGGGATGGAATAACATTTCTGACTTCATTAATTTGTTAACAATTGTCGCTGTTGCCATTCCGGTGATGTATTTCGTACAGATGTTGACATCAAGTAAGGTTTCAAAGCAAGAACGGTCACGGGTGTTGGCTTACTTACCATTGTTCTTTGGAGCAGTATTATTTTGGGCCTTGGAAGAACAAGGATCGGTAGTCTTGGCGACCTTTGCTCAAAACCGAGTGGTTCATTCATGGATCCCGGCGGCATGGTTCCAGTCACTTAATCCCTTCTTCATTATGTTATATACACCATTCTTTGCGACATTATGGAGTCGTTGGAAGAAGAATGCGCCTTCAGCTCCTTTGAAATTCGCGATTGGATTAATTTTTGCGGGTGCTTCATTCTTGTTGTTGGCAATTCCTGGTTCTCTATGGGGGACCAGTGGACGTGTTTCACCATTCTGGCTGCTTGGTTCATGGGCGCTAATCATTATTGGAGAAATGTTGATTTCACCAGTAGGATTATCAGTAACAACTAAGCTTGCGCCACGAGCCTTCACTGTGCAAATGATGTCACTTTGGTTCTTGTCATCTGCCGTAGGATCAGCCTTGAATGCGCAATTCGTTGGTCTATATTCACCACAAACGGAAGTTCAATACTTCTTTATTTTCGGATTAGTAGCCGTGATTTTGGGAATCATTATGATTTTCTTAGTTCGAATGATTATTCGTTTGATGGATGGTGTAGAATAATTTGAATCTTGTTAGAGGTTAGGAGGAATCCTAATCTCTTTTTTTATATATCAGGAATACTGATTTTAGTTTTAATGGCATAAATATAGTTTTTTAATAACCCTAATTTAGGTATATAAACTGAGCCCCGAAAATTAATATTTATTTTTATTCAATTAATTGAACGAGGGCTTTTCGAGAATTAAATGGTGCCGTGTATGGATGTTGACGTGTTTAGTTACTATTTGTTTTAAGACGGTAAGATCTTTTTTGATAATGAAGTAGCTTGATTTAGAAACGAAAATATTAGAAAATAAAAATAAATTTAATTAATTTATTTACAGATGCTAGAGCCATCGTTTAATTAAAAGATGAGATTGGGGGGATGTATAAATTGAATTGATGGCTGAAGTTTGGATTCATCAATGGGGTATATGATAATCGGGCTAGTAAGTCAATATGAATGATATAGTTTAATGGAAGTAAAAATAGGGTTAGACAATTTGGTTTGATGATAATGTTGATTGATTTTAAATGCTGATTTAAAGCTATTTATGAGAATATTGATCAACTGTGCTACAATTAACTATACAATATAGGTAGTATTTGAATGGATATTTTGAGGAGAAAAAATAAATGATGGGAATAACCACATTAAAAAAAGAAGCATGGCAAAAATTAAGAAATAATTGGCGATTTTTGGTAGTTTTAACCTGGCCTTTGATCGCATGGCAAATTTTTACATTGTTATTATCATATGGCGATAGTATTCAAGAAGGAGTGACGGTTGTTAAGCCATCGTCCGTTTTGTTTGCTTTGAGCCGGACCCTTTGGGCGGGATTAATTGAGGCGATCATCATTGGTGTCATCTCACTAGGTGTGATGTGGACAATGGTGGAGTGGAGTCGCGATAAAATGGAGTTCAAACAAACCGGATTGTTGAGCTTTCGTTTCTTTAAACGTGAAACGGTGATTGATTCAGTCGTCTTGATGGCCATTCGCTTCCTGTACACATTGTTATGGTCATGTTTATTGGTAGTTCCTGGAATTATTAAAAATATTTCTTATTCACAGGCTGAATTTATTTATGCAGAAGATGTGAAGCGGGGCGTCGCAATTGAATCCATTAATGAATATATCACCCGTTCACGAGTCTTAATGGATGGTCATAAATGGGAATACTTTTTACTTCAAATTACATTTATTCCATGGTGGATCTTAGTGGCTTTGACTAGTGGGTTAGCTACTTTTTGGGTGATACCATATTATGAATTAACAATGACTAATTTCTATCTAGGTTTGAAAAAGGCACAAGCTGACGATTTAGATACAAAGGATGATTCTACCTCTGAAGTAATTGAGGATGATAAGTAAGCAATCGTAACTAGAACTGGAACTTTTTTGTTCCGGTTTTATTTTATAAGAAAGTTAAGTAGCGTTGGTCTAGAGGTGTATAGATGGAACAACAAAAAGCGCCAAAGCGCCGATATATAACTGGGTTTGATGGGTTAAGAGCGCTAGCAGTACTGGGCGTGATTGGTTTTCATCTATGGCCGGATCGAATTGTGGGTGGTTGGTTAGGAGTTCCGCTTTTCTTTATTCTATCGGGTTATTTAATTACAGATTTATTGATCCAAGAATATGAACAAACTGGTCATATTAAGGTTATATCCTTTTGGGTGCGACGATTAAAACGACTAATGCCTGCATTGTTTACGATGTTGTTATTGACGTCTGTGGTCATCTTTTGGTATTTCAAACCGCTATTATATAATTTAAGAGCGATCATCAGTACTAATTTAATTTATATATATAATTTTTGGGCTATTAAGCATGGCGGATCATATTTTGATCAATGGAATCATCCCTCGCCGTTTACTCACCTTTGGTCGTTATCAATTGAAGGGCAGTTTTATCTACTTTGGCCAATTATTGTTTTGATTTTAATGAAGTTGAAATTTTCGCGACGTAAAATTGGTGGAGGATTAATGCTGGGTGCTGCAATCTCAGCTATCTTGATGGCAATCCTTTACAGCTCTACTAACCTCAATCGGGTTTATTATGGTACGGATACACGTATGTTTGCAGTGCTATTGGGCACGGCTTTAGCATTTGTTTGGCCTTCTAATCGTTTTAAGTTGGTAATTAAACCAACTGTTAAACGTAGCCTTGATCTTATCGGATGGGTGGGATTGCTTATCGTGGCGCTGGCGATCTTTACTCTAAACGGGCAGTGGGCCTTCACCTACTATGGTGGCATGTTTTTGATCACACTTATAATGGTGGTTTTGGTTGCAATTACGGCGCATCCGGCTTCGGCTTTTAGTAAAATTTTGAATCAAAGTTTCTTACGTTATCTTGGAACGCGCTCGTATAGTATTTATTTATATCAGTTACCGGTTTTTGTACTTTATAGTCATTGGATTCACCGACCAGTTCAATTGGTTGATATTGTAATTGAACTCGTATGGGTTTTAGTCCTGGCAGAAATTAGTTATCGTTATATTGAAAAGGTTTTTAAAAGTAGCCGTTTCTGGCATAACATACCAACCAACGGCGGACCGCAAATCTATGCCGCGGGGCTGCTCTTTTTAATAGTTAGTGGTACACATGCGTTGATGTTACCACAGACGGGACAACAGCCACCCAAGACAAAATTAGAGCATCGATTAACTAAAAATCAACAACAACTAAAACAGGCTAATCGAAAAGCGCAGCAAGCTGAAAAACAAGCCAATCGGCCGGTTAAGGTTGAACCAGCATTATTGGATCAATACGCTATTAATGAGCAACAGTATCAAAAATTACAAAATCTGCCAATTTCAGCCGTAGGTGATTCTTTACTCTTGAATGCCGGGCCTAATTTGCAAAAAGTGATGCCACAGATGACAGTCGATGCACAAATTGGCCGACAAGTAACAGACGTTATTAATATCATTAAAACTTTAAAGGAGCAAAATAATTTAGCAGATCAAGTTCTGATTACTAGTGGAACGAATGGGACCGTTTCAAAAGATCAGATCAAGCAGGTGATGGAAATAGTGGGAAAGCATCGAACCGTTTATTGGGTGAACGACTTTGCTGAACGTAATTGGGTAGCTGGAAATAATCAAAATTTATTGCAGGTAGCTTCACGGCATTCGAATTTAAAAATCGTGAATTGGGACGTAACTGCAAAACAACACATGGAGTGGCTTGGGCGCGATCAAGTACACCCAAACCCGACTGGATCTGTCGAGTATACTAAAACGATTCTCCGTAGTATTTTAAAAACGGGGAAGAATCAGTAAATGTTTGGGTTTAACCTAATAATAGATAGGTGCTGATAGTTATCCAAAGCACATATACACCAAGTATTTAACTTGTAATAGCTATTACCTAGTATGCGCTTATTTTAGTACTTTTTGATTAACATTGTGTTTAAAAATTAAAGATTTGCCCGTTGGCGTGTTCGCTTTGACTTAATTGTTGAAGCGATTTTTATTTGTCATAATAAAAACGACCTAAGACTAACTTAGACCGTTGTATTGTGCTTTTGTTTGGCTGCTATCACATTAATTTGTACAGTAATATCTAGTAGATCGTGATGGTTTCGGACATCTCTACCAGTTTGCTTATAACGTTGAGTATACTTTGGACGTACCTTATTGATGTGATTAGGCATTGGCTCCTATGTCAATAATTCGGACATAAAAATACGAATAAATTTTGAAAAACGTTTTAATTATTTAACGTACTGGTAAAGTATGTGATTTATCTAAAAAAGTGCATCCTTTAATGTTTCCATGCCATTCTAAACAACCCGTCTATACTTATCGTTTTAAACGGGATATTAATATGATTTATTTGTAGCTACGCTACAAGGGAAATTCGATCACTGTTATACCAGCGAATATAGCTATCAATGCCAGCTATTGCTTCATGAATTGTCTTAAATTCTTGAAAATTAATGTATTCACGCTTCAAAATTGAGTGAAAGCTCTCAATTCTTGCGTTATCACCAGGTTGTCCTTTACGAGAATAAGAATGCTTAATCCCAAAACGAGTTAAAGTACTTTCAAATAAATCGCTTGTATACTGACTCCCCATATCGCTATGAATAATGCTTGGTTTAACAGACTTTACTGCGACTTGATTAATGACGTCGGTTGCTAATTCCTTAGTCATATGACTTCCAACTTTATAAGAAATAACCCGCCGGGTTACGGGATTGTACATACTAGCTAGATAAACCCAAGTATTTTTAACGGGAATATACGTAATATCTGTTAAAAGAATATTGGATTGATCAGGTAATCCTTTAATTAGATTTGGTCGTTGATCATATTCAGTATGTGTTTTAGGCTTATTAATTCGTTTAGTCATCCTAGACCTAATTTTTAAAGCGTACATCTGTTTATAAACCATACGCTGGCTAATTTTAATTTTTAACTGACGATTTAATAAAATTGTTAATCGCGGGTATCCATACATAGGATATTTTAACCATGCATCTAATACCTTTTGCTTAATGAAATTGCGACGAAGAAGGGTTTTACCAGGCTTCCAATGTATATAGCCATAATAAGTCGATCGTGGAATTCTGAGGACGTTCAAAATTTTAGTAATGCGGTGCCCAACCTGTAGATTGTCATTAATAATTTTTAAGGTAGGAATACGTCCTTTGATGATCAATTTTTCGCCATAAGCACCGCTGCTCGTTTTAAAATATCAAGTTCTTCTTTTAGTTGTTTATTTTCTTTAATCAATGCCTTTTCATTTGCTGACAATACTTTCGTATTGTTAGGATCGGCTTGATTAACCCATTTAGAAACCGTTGAAACACTAACGTTGTATTCTTTTGCTAATGAATTAGCTGAACGACCAACTTTATGCAAGCTTACGATCGATTCTTTAAAGTCATTTGAATATTTGATAACCATAATAAAAAGCTCCTTTATGATGTATTATATCGAACAATTTGTCCGTAATTCCATCATAGGAGCCTCTGGTGTTTTAAAGTTACTATCTTATATCATGTTGCATAATTTAAATTCAATTGCTAAACGTCCGCCAAAATAGTCGTATAAATTTGTTGAGAATGCCATAAATGATACCCTGTGTATATAGTGTAGTATTTAAGTGTTCTGTTTTAGTATATTCATGGGTTATTTTTCAATAATATTCAGGATGTAAATATTTTTACGCCCTATTTTATTTGCTTTGATAGGGGATGAATTTGAATAATATTATTTATATGATGAGACTCATATAGATAAAATATGAGTATTCAAAAGTTATTTTTTGAGAAAAATTAATAAAACGACAATACTACATCGTTTCTCTTAATCAACGGTACGGAGAGTTAGTTATTGTCACACTTTTGATTATTTAGAATATGTTGTGCATGATCCATTGTCGATTTAATAACAGTAAGGATATGTAAATCATCTAACTTGTAAAAGTTTGTAGTACCTTGTTGTTTAAAGGTTACAATTTGGAATTTTTTTAATATATTTAGTTGCTTTGATATTGCTGGTTGAGACACCTTTAATTTTTGAACTAATTCATTAACAGATAGAGAATTATGCTCAAGCAACAGTAGAATATTTAAACGGGTAGAGTTACTTAAGACTTTTAGTATCTTTTGTGTTTCGTTAATTAATTCGATGTTTTCTGTCATTTGTGCACTCCTTGAATAATGAATATACATATTATATAATCAAAACGTTATATAACCAAATGGTTATAAAACCAAATGGTTATAAAAAGAAAGGTGTTTATATGTATATTACATTGATGACTAGCTTATTTATTGGAGCTAATTTAGATTTCTTTATATTACTTATACCATTATTTAAAAAACATGGATTTAAAAATACTATTATTGGATATGTATTTGGTGTTATAGGTATGTATTTAATAAGTGCAACCATGGGTCAATTTATTCAAATTTTACTACCTATGTGGGTGATTGGTATTTTAGGTTTAGTACCTATTTGGTATGGAATACGGGGTGGAGATGAGGAGGCTAAAAATACTAAATTAACTATGTCTATTTTCACTGTGGCTATTGTGTACTTAACTTCATGTAGTGCGGATAATTTAGCACTGTATGTCCCTGTTTTATCAACATTATCAATTAATCAAAGCGTTATTTATGGATTGTACTTTATTGTTTTAGCAATAATGACAGGTATATTAGCCCATCGTATAAGTAACATAAGAGTTGTAACAGTTATCTTTGATAAGTTTGGAGATATTATTACTAGAATTATTTACATTGGTATAGGATTATTCGTAATCATAGAAAGCGGATTGCTAAATAAAATTTTAAATTTATTATTTTAAAACTAAAGCCGTTATATATTCAACTTAATTGCTGATTTATAACGATTTTTATTTTATTGTTAGTTCATACGCATTTGTATCTAAATCTCCATGAGGATCATTTATGTGAATGGTTCCCCGATGATTAAATCCAATTTTTTTAAGCAAATATTGTACTCGTTTGTTTTGTTTATGTGTATCAATTCGTACTGATTTATAGTTATTATTTTTAATAAGGGTAATAGCATTATAGAATGAAATAACACCTAGATTATTACCCGCATATTTTGAATCTATGGCCAGCCGATGAATTGTAGCGTAATCATCGTCATTTTCCCAGTTACCACCCGTTAATGAATCATAATTTGGTTCATTAGTATATTGAATGGCAATGATGCCAGCAATATTATTATTGAACATAATTTCGTACAAATTATTATTTTTAATATCCAGTAAAATATTATTTTTATCTGGGTAACCATCTTGCCATTGAGGAACGTTTTCTGATTTTAAAGATGCTTGTGCATCTTTGATAATGTCCATTATTCGTTTTAAGTTAACGTCCTTAGCCTTACGTAAATATATTAGTGCCATAGTATCTCCCTAAAAACTTTTAGATTTATTATAAATAAAGAATATATATTAGCAACTAGTGGGTGATATATTTTATGGATTTATTAAACATTTTGTTAATTTTTGTGATTTTGATATTCGGTTAATTGTTTAGCAATGGGTTTCCTTATGCTTCACAACCATCCCCGTGAGAATCTTGTTTAATTGTTAAATTAATAATGTAACTTCATTATAAAAGTTATAAAAACAGGCGATAAATGAATTCCCTACTACAATTAAACTCCCTCGATTTCGATAGGCTTAACGATTATTGCATAATTGGAAACTGTCATGAATTGGTAATTGGTATGGGTAGATTTGGGAGACCGAAAAAAGGTATTTAAATTAGACATACCTATATGGAACAAGGATAAGTAAGTAAATAATGTTTACATCCTTAAATATAAAAGGGGGTGGCGTGTTACCACCTCCCAAAAATATATCTGTGGCACTATTTCAGTGCGTTAGGAGCACACGTTTTTCATTCTCTTGGTGTAATATTGTGCATGGGTATGCGTTACTAATTTGATAGCAGAGCTATTGCTACTTTTGGCGATGATATTATAGTTCTTATATTTCATATAAGTTGTTTTGCAAAGATAGACCTGTATAAATCGTGTTCAATTTTGACAAAATATCTATTTTGAATGGCTATTTTAAGCTGTTTATATATGTGAGACAAAAATCAGTAAATGTTTGGTTGAAAAGACATCTTCTAATGGAGATGTCTTTTTTGGCAAGAAAATTTCTAGATTTGACAAAAGATTAAAAAATAAGGTATATTGTTAACCAGTTTATTAACCAGTTAAGGAGTTTGTGATATGAATCAACAAGTTGAAAATAAAGCCATTCAAATTGATACATTATTAAATCAATTACATACGGTGGCAGAGCAACAACGTGAAATTTTATTTGGGACGGTACAAAGCGATATTACAACAACACAAGGGCATATTTTAATGCTGTTAAATCAGAAGGGACCACAAACTAATAAAGAGTTAGCAGAAGCCTTGCAAGTGAGTCGGGCGGCAATCACGAAGGCGATGAAGGGATTACAAACGAGTGAATGTAACTGTGTCATTCCAGTACTAGATGCAAAAGATGCGCGGTTAATTCGTTTTACTGTTAATCACCAAGGTGCCATTTTTGCTAAGTTACATGGCGAACAACATGCAGCAACTTTAGCAGTTTATGAGAAAATCATGCAAGAATTTTCGTCAAGTGAGCAACAGGTGATTGGTCGCTTTATTACGGCATTGGATGAATGTTTACAAGAGGAGTAGAGAATGATGACAAAGCAAAGAAACCGTCGTTATTGGATGGTTATTCCGGTAGTTACAATAATCATACTTTTGGGGTTGATTTTTCATCGAACTTGGCAAAATGAACAGCGGGTGCACAAGACTAATACTGCAGAAAAAATTAGAATTGTAACTAGTTTGGCTGTTTATGGTGAAATGGCACAGGCAGTCGTAGGTGATCAAGGACAGGTTCAAAGTATTATTAATAAAGCTTCCGTTGATCCCCATGAATATGAACCCAGTGTCCAAACCGCAAAGGCGTATGCGCAAGCTCAATTAATTATTGCAAATGGTGCAGGCTACGATGCGTGGTCCACAAAATTTGCGCAAGCGAACACACAAGCTCAAAAGTTAAATGTTGGCACGATCGTTGGATATCATGAAGGTGATAATGAGCACTTTTGGTATCAACCAACGGTTACTAAAGCCATGATGGATCCATTAGTGGATAAGTTAAGTGCACTCAAACCAGCTTCGCGTTCATATTTTCAAACTAATGCGCAACGGTATATTAAAACGATCCAACCATTAGCTGAGAAGCGAGCGGAGTTAACGAAACAATTAAAAGGGAAAAGTGTTTTAGTCACGGAACCAGTCTATGATAATGCCTTAGCTGGGTTAGGAGTTCACGATTTAAATCC
Proteins encoded:
- a CDS encoding metal ABC transporter solute-binding protein, Zn/Mn family codes for the protein MTKQRNRRYWMVIPVVTIIILLGLIFHRTWQNEQRVHKTNTAEKIRIVTSLAVYGEMAQAVVGDQGQVQSIINKASVDPHEYEPSVQTAKAYAQAQLIIANGAGYDAWSTKFAQANTQAQKLNVGTIVGYHEGDNEHFWYQPTVTKAMMDPLVDKLSALKPASRSYFQTNAQRYIKTIQPLAEKRAELTKQLKGKSVLVTEPVYDNALAGLGVHDLNPNFAHAIEAGNDPNPTDVLAWNDAITQGQVAFVINNPQTENAVTRRAVKKAQQFQVPIISVTETKPDGKNYLEWQLGILEQIEEALKK
- a CDS encoding MarR family winged helix-turn-helix transcriptional regulator gives rise to the protein MNQQVENKAIQIDTLLNQLHTVAEQQREILFGTVQSDITTTQGHILMLLNQKGPQTNKELAEALQVSRAAITKAMKGLQTSECNCVIPVLDAKDARLIRFTVNHQGAIFAKLHGEQHAATLAVYEKIMQEFSSSEQQVIGRFITALDECLQEE